A genomic region of Barnesiella viscericola DSM 18177 contains the following coding sequences:
- a CDS encoding alpha-2-macroglobulin family protein produces MKKGTWTIVATLFSLGAIVGANALINTTGTDTINQELSAEEQIVAAPKEALDSARIDLDKALADHDAPAIIASLIKQSAAQLLIDRDSLPAIIGQTESLADRSKNAVEQSLLRLISARLYHLYLEDNYRIRLRDEIDDFSQPLETWSANMFMSKIDTLLTQATAPVQELLATPVSAYRQALTIGSDSIFHPTLYDFVVGEAIDLYKQESSYSPVQPIARKELLVPAQKFTTAVLDSKKQPDGRILQLYAEALKAHAAEAGSAPLMMWDLQRLEYLGENLYYNRHEESLFRNYIDLLGALLESYRDKPYSVEVASTLASRLWDTDRYNDARRALDLCNQWITAYPKYRNINNLVNLRNTLTAREASIFLPSVAYPGESDSVQLSYRNIDSLTVRIYRQPKPLSIAEQNSYYITPQTCNRDECVYNHDYTIDDTLSLVARQRSLVFPQLAPGLYAVEMLADGKEQQSICYYTVSGVKVITRPAADKQVELIAVDARTGKPLSKAEVVLYQSKSYQGTDATEKARLRTDKNGLCLIDTEDEGFLFAQVSTALDRFAPATLLSSPRLYDRDDNNTRTALFTDRSLYRPGQTLYFSGIRYINSTSESRTVAGERCTVSLLDPSSREVASTEVTTDAYGQFTGSFVIPRGNLLGDYTLRVNQSWSDRLTVAVAEYKLPMFRVEFKPMTEGTSFGKPVTLQGSARSYSGVPQAGASVRYTIYRQANPFFRYYLPSGREEIESRTTTVDASGNFAITFIPQRDSFEENINREQAYLYQIVATVTAPTGETVEQSTSVQVGDSPYFITVSAPRYLDKFQSAGQIKAQVRTLNGQTVERACRLVFYSLYNDTEGQPLDSLKIKMQVGEVTIGADGRALYPDFTKWASGPYRIVAFSNDETKRIIRSECNFVLYGEKDKQPSCFAEIWLPRTDITAEVGETVKIPVGTSLRDGYLYYSIYTPDHLVETRLLKLSNRCKTLSLKFDKPFGDVATISLLIVRNGEMKTAQVTIRQALPDRKLTLKTSTFRDKLLPGNLENWTFSVTDAQGNPVTARFMTEMFDASMQAIRSHNWAFDAPAPIPYARISTQPSTDHHYGQRLQVTVQPDYLSTPDETATQFLFFNLLDGSSRRFPIFASNAVASGIQINEADAALDEVVVTKSAAAASPVSGRESSAQPDESIRTSEISTAFFYPSLTTDSLGQVSFSFTVPNENTTWQFLALAYTQGLFSGRYEAQTVASKPLMVSPNLPRFVRQDDHVTIATAIQNQSEAPQDGTIRFELFDPYTDRVIQSSQSAFIIDPGNSRTIDYTFAVPEGVELLGFRAQASTLQHSDGEQQILPVLPAKVLVTDSKPFYIPGGEQTVPVVMPGMEKKLQSPTVKSLRMTLQYCNNPAWYAVQALPALTDLTDNDAISIAAVLYANSLASSMARSNPLIIRAIESWQAAGGKNLTSLLAQNEELKQILLSATPWVLEADNETERLQQLATLFDTNRANRLSREAILKLQNLQGSDGGWSWFQGMPASPWVTMNILEGFARLRALGVPLDDSTIHEMQTEAIAFLDRTVERQRRLEPNAPLSYNDICYLLTRSSYQDIPLGQTLGIHQAMMEQLKQWIHFSTIEKAYAAITLQRYGFTDVAREIVASLRQYAVTTPDKGMFWPNNRSSYGYSNSAVQEQCALIAAFTAVDSVTTELDEMRRWLLTQKQTNEWESVPSTLEAIYALLYGGTDWLAADSTQPVIVWGGREIKYSPEEPFLGLTEYSLPGSQVTAADATAVISTDHRQPSWGALYWQYYDDVKNVEAASVNELALDRQILVRQPSGTYVPINTVALKTGDRVAVRLTLTVGQDMQFVCLTDNRAACLEPVDQLSGYTYRERIGYYQEVKNTETRFYFDFLPKGTYVISYELNVDRPGEYTQGLSTIQCLYAPQIIARTPAQTIIVK; encoded by the coding sequence ATGAAAAAAGGAACATGGACAATCGTGGCTACTCTCTTTTCATTAGGAGCTATCGTCGGAGCCAACGCTCTGATTAACACGACAGGAACAGATACTATAAACCAAGAACTATCGGCCGAGGAGCAAATCGTTGCGGCTCCCAAAGAGGCCCTCGATTCGGCCCGTATCGACCTCGACAAGGCGCTGGCCGACCACGACGCCCCGGCCATCATCGCCTCGCTCATCAAGCAGTCGGCAGCCCAACTGCTCATCGACCGCGACAGTCTCCCCGCCATCATCGGCCAGACGGAATCGCTGGCCGACCGTTCGAAAAACGCCGTCGAGCAGAGTCTGCTGCGCCTCATCTCGGCCCGGTTGTACCACCTCTATCTCGAGGATAACTACCGAATACGCCTGCGCGACGAGATCGACGACTTCTCCCAGCCGCTTGAGACGTGGAGCGCCAACATGTTCATGTCCAAAATCGACACCCTCCTCACCCAGGCCACAGCCCCCGTACAGGAACTGCTGGCTACGCCGGTAAGTGCCTATCGCCAGGCCCTCACCATCGGCAGCGATTCGATTTTCCACCCCACCCTCTACGACTTCGTGGTGGGCGAAGCCATCGACCTCTACAAGCAGGAGAGCAGCTACTCGCCTGTCCAACCGATTGCCCGCAAAGAACTGCTGGTTCCGGCACAAAAGTTTACAACCGCTGTTCTGGACAGCAAGAAGCAACCCGACGGCCGTATCCTCCAACTCTATGCCGAAGCACTCAAAGCGCATGCCGCCGAGGCGGGTTCGGCCCCGCTTATGATGTGGGACCTGCAACGGCTCGAATATCTGGGCGAAAACCTCTACTACAACCGTCATGAAGAGAGCCTCTTCCGCAACTACATCGACCTGCTGGGCGCTCTGCTCGAAAGCTACCGCGACAAGCCCTATTCGGTCGAAGTAGCCTCGACTCTTGCATCAAGACTGTGGGATACCGACCGCTACAACGATGCCCGCCGGGCACTCGACCTCTGCAACCAGTGGATAACAGCCTACCCCAAGTATCGCAACATCAACAATTTGGTGAATCTGCGCAACACCCTCACCGCCCGGGAAGCCTCCATCTTCCTGCCCAGCGTAGCCTATCCGGGCGAAAGCGACAGCGTGCAACTCTCCTACCGCAACATCGACAGCCTCACCGTACGCATCTACCGGCAACCCAAGCCCCTCTCGATAGCCGAGCAGAACAGCTATTACATCACCCCACAGACGTGTAACCGCGACGAGTGTGTCTATAACCACGACTACACCATCGACGACACCCTCTCGCTTGTGGCCCGCCAACGGAGCCTCGTCTTCCCGCAACTCGCTCCCGGACTCTATGCAGTCGAGATGCTGGCCGACGGCAAGGAACAACAATCGATCTGCTACTACACCGTATCGGGTGTGAAGGTCATTACGCGGCCGGCGGCCGACAAACAGGTCGAACTGATTGCCGTCGATGCCCGCACCGGCAAGCCCCTGTCCAAGGCCGAGGTGGTGCTCTACCAATCGAAGAGTTACCAAGGTACAGACGCGACCGAGAAGGCCCGGCTGCGCACCGACAAGAACGGACTCTGTCTCATCGACACCGAGGACGAAGGATTCCTCTTTGCCCAGGTTTCGACGGCACTCGACCGCTTTGCACCGGCCACCCTCCTCTCCTCACCGAGACTATACGACCGCGACGACAACAATACCCGCACCGCGCTCTTCACCGACCGCTCGCTCTATCGGCCTGGACAGACGCTCTACTTCTCGGGCATACGCTACATCAACTCGACCAGCGAGAGCCGCACCGTAGCGGGTGAGCGTTGCACGGTCTCCCTGCTCGACCCCTCGTCGCGCGAGGTGGCTTCGACCGAAGTCACTACCGACGCCTACGGGCAGTTCACAGGTTCGTTTGTCATTCCCCGCGGCAACCTGCTGGGCGACTACACCCTGCGGGTGAACCAGTCGTGGAGCGACCGGCTCACCGTTGCCGTAGCCGAATACAAACTCCCCATGTTCCGCGTCGAGTTCAAGCCGATGACCGAGGGTACCAGCTTCGGCAAACCGGTCACCCTGCAAGGGTCGGCCCGCAGTTACAGCGGGGTGCCGCAGGCAGGAGCCTCGGTGCGATACACCATCTACCGGCAGGCCAACCCCTTCTTCCGCTACTACCTGCCCTCCGGCCGCGAAGAGATAGAGAGTCGCACCACTACGGTCGACGCCTCGGGTAACTTTGCCATCACCTTTATCCCGCAACGCGACTCCTTCGAGGAAAATATCAACCGCGAACAAGCCTACCTCTATCAAATCGTGGCGACCGTCACCGCTCCCACCGGCGAGACCGTAGAGCAATCGACCTCGGTACAGGTGGGCGATTCGCCCTATTTCATCACGGTATCTGCCCCCCGCTATCTCGACAAGTTCCAATCGGCCGGACAGATTAAGGCTCAGGTGCGCACCCTCAACGGGCAGACCGTCGAGCGCGCCTGCCGACTCGTATTCTACTCGCTCTACAACGACACCGAAGGGCAACCGCTCGACAGCCTCAAAATCAAGATGCAGGTGGGCGAGGTGACCATCGGCGCCGACGGACGGGCCCTCTACCCCGACTTCACGAAATGGGCGTCGGGTCCCTACCGCATCGTGGCATTCAGCAACGACGAGACGAAACGGATTATCCGCTCGGAGTGCAATTTCGTACTGTACGGCGAAAAGGACAAGCAGCCGTCCTGCTTTGCCGAAATCTGGCTGCCCCGCACCGACATCACGGCCGAGGTGGGCGAGACGGTGAAGATACCCGTGGGTACCTCGCTGCGCGACGGCTACCTATACTACTCCATCTACACGCCCGACCATCTGGTGGAGACCCGCCTGCTCAAACTGAGCAACCGCTGCAAGACTCTCTCGCTGAAATTCGACAAGCCGTTTGGCGACGTGGCCACCATCAGCCTGCTCATCGTGCGCAACGGCGAGATGAAGACGGCGCAAGTAACCATACGTCAGGCTCTGCCCGACCGAAAGCTGACCCTCAAAACCTCGACCTTCCGCGACAAACTGCTGCCTGGGAATCTCGAAAACTGGACCTTCTCGGTAACCGATGCCCAAGGTAACCCCGTCACGGCCCGCTTCATGACCGAGATGTTCGACGCCTCGATGCAGGCCATTCGCTCGCACAACTGGGCCTTCGATGCTCCGGCACCGATACCCTACGCCCGCATTTCGACACAACCCTCGACCGACCACCATTACGGCCAACGGCTGCAAGTGACCGTTCAGCCCGACTACCTGTCTACCCCCGACGAGACGGCTACGCAGTTCCTCTTCTTCAACCTGTTGGACGGTAGTAGCAGACGCTTCCCCATCTTCGCCTCCAATGCGGTAGCATCGGGCATACAAATCAATGAAGCCGATGCCGCACTCGACGAGGTTGTTGTCACCAAATCGGCAGCCGCAGCCAGCCCCGTATCAGGAAGAGAGTCATCGGCCCAACCCGACGAGAGCATACGCACCAGCGAAATAAGTACGGCCTTTTTCTATCCCTCGCTCACCACCGACTCGCTGGGACAGGTATCCTTCTCGTTTACCGTACCCAACGAGAACACTACCTGGCAGTTCCTCGCCCTGGCCTACACGCAAGGTCTGTTCAGCGGACGCTACGAGGCGCAGACCGTCGCCAGCAAACCGCTCATGGTGTCGCCCAACCTGCCCCGTTTCGTGCGTCAGGACGACCACGTGACCATCGCTACCGCCATACAGAACCAGAGCGAAGCTCCCCAGGACGGGACCATTCGCTTCGAGCTCTTCGACCCCTATACCGACCGGGTGATTCAGTCCAGCCAGTCGGCCTTCATCATCGACCCCGGCAACAGCCGCACCATCGACTACACCTTTGCCGTGCCCGAGGGCGTCGAACTGCTGGGCTTCCGGGCCCAGGCCTCGACCCTGCAACACAGCGACGGCGAGCAGCAGATTCTGCCCGTACTGCCTGCCAAGGTTCTGGTAACCGACAGCAAGCCCTTCTACATTCCCGGCGGAGAGCAGACTGTCCCCGTGGTGATGCCCGGCATGGAGAAAAAACTGCAATCGCCCACGGTCAAGAGCCTGCGCATGACCCTGCAATATTGCAACAATCCGGCCTGGTATGCCGTGCAGGCGCTACCCGCCCTCACCGACCTGACCGACAACGACGCCATCTCAATCGCGGCCGTGCTCTATGCCAACAGTCTGGCCTCGTCGATGGCCCGCAGCAATCCGCTCATCATCAGGGCTATCGAGTCGTGGCAAGCCGCCGGAGGCAAGAACCTCACCTCGCTCCTGGCTCAGAACGAGGAGCTGAAACAGATTCTGCTCTCGGCCACCCCGTGGGTACTCGAAGCCGACAACGAGACCGAGCGCTTGCAGCAATTGGCCACCCTCTTCGATACCAACCGGGCCAACCGGCTCTCGCGCGAGGCCATTCTCAAACTGCAAAACCTCCAAGGTAGCGACGGCGGTTGGAGCTGGTTCCAAGGCATGCCGGCCAGCCCGTGGGTCACGATGAACATACTCGAAGGCTTCGCCCGACTGCGTGCGCTGGGTGTTCCCCTCGACGACAGTACGATACACGAGATGCAGACCGAGGCCATCGCCTTCCTCGACAGGACCGTCGAACGGCAACGCCGACTCGAGCCCAATGCCCCCCTCTCCTACAACGACATCTGCTACCTGCTGACCCGATCCTCCTACCAGGACATTCCGCTGGGGCAGACCCTGGGGATACACCAGGCGATGATGGAACAGCTCAAACAATGGATTCATTTCTCGACCATCGAGAAGGCCTACGCCGCCATCACGCTGCAACGCTACGGATTCACCGATGTGGCCCGCGAGATTGTCGCCTCGCTGCGCCAATATGCCGTGACCACCCCCGACAAAGGTATGTTCTGGCCCAACAACCGCTCCTCCTACGGGTACAGCAACAGTGCCGTGCAGGAGCAATGTGCCCTCATCGCTGCCTTCACGGCGGTCGACTCCGTCACCACCGAACTCGACGAGATGCGTCGCTGGCTGCTCACCCAGAAGCAGACCAACGAATGGGAGTCGGTACCCTCGACCCTCGAAGCCATCTACGCCCTGCTCTACGGCGGCACCGACTGGCTGGCGGCCGACTCGACCCAACCCGTCATCGTATGGGGCGGCCGGGAGATAAAATACTCACCCGAAGAGCCCTTCCTGGGATTGACCGAATACAGTCTGCCGGGCAGTCAGGTGACGGCAGCCGATGCAACGGCCGTCATCTCGACCGACCACCGGCAACCCTCGTGGGGAGCCCTCTACTGGCAATACTACGACGATGTGAAAAACGTGGAGGCCGCCTCGGTCAACGAGTTGGCACTCGACCGGCAGATTCTCGTGCGCCAACCTTCGGGTACCTACGTTCCCATCAATACCGTGGCCCTGAAAACCGGCGACCGTGTGGCTGTACGGCTCACCCTCACCGTGGGACAAGACATGCAGTTTGTCTGCCTCACCGACAACCGGGCTGCCTGCCTAGAACCGGTCGACCAACTCTCGGGCTATACCTACCGCGAACGCATCGGATACTACCAGGAGGTGAAGAATACCGAGACCCGCTTCTATTTCGACTTCCTGCCCAAAGGCACCTATGTCATCTCCTACGAACTGAATGTCGACCGTCCCGGTGAATACACCCAGGGGCTATCGACCATACAGTGCCTCTATGCCCCGCAAATCATAGCCCGCACCCCGGCACAGACCATCATTGTCAAATAA
- a CDS encoding L-threonylcarbamoyladenylate synthase → MKRVRIYEEKPSEAEIDKAVKVLRDGGIVIYPTDTVYALGCDALNVRAVERICQIKGINPQKVNLSIICRELSWVSEYAKLSNLYFKLLKRNLPGAFTFILPTSSSLPKIYKNRKTVGIRIPDNAITLALVEALGNPLLTTSVAIDEEEPEYGTDPELIAERYEAVADLIIDGGEGGTIPSTTVDCTGDEPVILREGKGELQE, encoded by the coding sequence ATGAAACGAGTGAGAATTTATGAGGAGAAGCCGAGTGAAGCCGAGATTGACAAGGCGGTGAAGGTATTACGCGACGGTGGTATTGTTATCTATCCCACCGACACGGTTTATGCCTTGGGGTGTGATGCCTTGAACGTGCGGGCCGTGGAGCGGATATGTCAGATCAAGGGTATCAATCCGCAGAAGGTGAATCTGTCGATTATCTGCCGGGAGTTGAGCTGGGTGAGCGAATATGCCAAGCTGAGTAACCTCTATTTCAAATTGTTGAAACGAAATCTGCCGGGGGCATTTACCTTTATCCTGCCCACGAGTTCCTCGTTGCCCAAAATCTACAAGAACCGCAAGACGGTGGGAATCCGTATTCCCGACAATGCGATAACCCTGGCGCTGGTCGAGGCGTTGGGTAACCCGCTGTTGACGACTTCGGTGGCTATCGACGAGGAGGAGCCCGAGTATGGTACCGATCCCGAGTTGATTGCCGAGCGTTACGAGGCGGTGGCCGACCTGATAATCGACGGCGGTGAGGGGGGCACGATTCCCTCGACGACGGTCGATTGCACAGGCGACGAGCCGGTTATCCTTCGTGAGGGTAAGGGGGAGTTGCAAGAATGA
- a CDS encoding DUF5723 family protein, producing the protein MKYSIKYIASLCIALAFVAALPAQTALNSSYFMEKMPMRTQLNPALKTPNNYVSFPGLSNFYLGVNSNLGLGTFLYPRDNKLVTFLHPDVDANEFLSKLSSDNTLELDLGMDLISFGFWSWGGQNTVNLALKSRTGVYMPKEIFQFLKTGQEATGVTRYDMSNLTATTDNYLELALGHARDINDKLSVGARVKFLLGAAHAEARIDRMDISMSQDEWRIKQSGHLQATSLLELTTDPETGEITDYKMGSNFGLAGFGLGFDLGATYEIIDNLTLSASLTDIGFMRWNNLTRAETDPNKEFVYTGFDNIGAEDDENGDNPFEQKADQLGEDLKAMTKFYKTDTQSVGNSLRTTLRVGAEYCVLDNAISFGLLSTTRFVGYRTYAEGMAAINFRPLSALHLTVNGSVSNMGSSVGAILNLCAQGFNFFIGTDYFATRYSKQFIPINHARANLSLGLNFTFGKKHEI; encoded by the coding sequence ATGAAGTATTCTATCAAATATATAGCCAGCCTCTGCATCGCGCTGGCATTTGTTGCCGCACTTCCAGCTCAAACGGCACTTAACTCGTCCTATTTCATGGAGAAGATGCCCATGCGCACCCAGTTGAACCCGGCTCTCAAAACGCCCAACAACTACGTCAGCTTCCCGGGACTGAGTAATTTCTATCTGGGAGTAAACTCCAACCTGGGACTGGGGACCTTCCTCTATCCCCGTGACAACAAACTGGTAACTTTCCTGCACCCCGATGTCGATGCCAACGAATTTCTTTCCAAACTTTCGTCCGACAATACGCTCGAACTTGACCTGGGCATGGACCTCATCTCGTTCGGATTCTGGTCCTGGGGCGGACAAAACACCGTCAACCTGGCCTTAAAAAGCCGTACGGGAGTCTATATGCCCAAAGAAATCTTCCAGTTTCTCAAAACAGGCCAAGAAGCTACCGGTGTCACCCGCTACGACATGAGCAACCTCACCGCCACGACCGACAACTACCTGGAACTGGCCTTGGGGCATGCCCGCGACATCAACGACAAATTAAGTGTCGGCGCCCGCGTGAAGTTTCTGCTGGGTGCAGCGCATGCCGAAGCGCGCATCGACCGTATGGACATCTCCATGTCGCAAGACGAATGGCGCATCAAGCAGTCGGGGCACTTGCAGGCCACCTCACTCCTCGAACTGACCACCGACCCCGAAACCGGCGAGATAACCGACTACAAGATGGGCAGCAATTTCGGTCTGGCCGGATTTGGCTTGGGATTCGATTTGGGTGCCACCTACGAAATCATCGACAATCTCACGCTGTCGGCCTCGTTGACCGACATCGGTTTCATGCGCTGGAACAACTTGACCCGTGCCGAAACCGACCCCAATAAAGAATTCGTATACACGGGCTTCGACAACATCGGTGCCGAAGACGACGAAAACGGAGATAATCCCTTCGAGCAAAAAGCCGACCAACTGGGCGAGGACTTGAAGGCCATGACCAAATTCTACAAAACCGATACACAATCGGTAGGGAATTCGTTGCGTACTACTCTACGAGTGGGAGCCGAGTATTGTGTACTCGACAATGCCATCTCCTTCGGCCTCCTCTCCACCACCCGCTTTGTAGGCTACCGCACCTATGCCGAGGGTATGGCTGCCATCAATTTCCGTCCCCTCTCGGCCCTGCATCTTACCGTAAACGGATCGGTATCCAACATGGGCAGCTCGGTAGGGGCCATACTTAATCTCTGTGCACAAGGATTCAACTTTTTCATCGGTACCGACTACTTCGCAACTCGGTACTCCAAACAGTTCATTCCCATCAACCACGCCCGGGCCAACCTGAGCCTCGGCCTCAACTTCACCTTCGGGAAAAAGCACGAAATATAA
- the purT gene encoding formate-dependent phosphoribosylglycinamide formyltransferase — MVEIGTVLTPVGKKALLCGSGELGKEVAIELQRYGVEVVALDKYANAPAMQVAHRSHVLSMLDGKKLREIIEEERPDYIIPEVEAIATDTLVALEKEGYSVTPTATAAYLTMNREGIRRLAAEQLGLPTSPYKFASTREEFEAAVREIGMPCVVKPIMSSSGHGQSVVRTADDIDHAWHYAQEGGRAGAGRVIVEGFVKFDYEITQLTVRHSAGTTFLKPVGHIQVDGDYRESWQPQAMSPKALERAQEIARKVTDALGGYGIFGVELFVKGDDVLFSEVSPRPHDTGMVTMISQDLSQFALHARAVLGLPVPGVRFYGPSASRAIVVEGDTDKVVFGNLDQVLAEEGVQMRIFGKPEVVGHRRLGVILAIADTVEEARAKADRAYKKLQIKVLPR, encoded by the coding sequence ATGGTAGAAATAGGAACGGTACTGACCCCCGTGGGGAAAAAGGCCTTGCTCTGCGGTAGCGGAGAGTTGGGAAAAGAGGTTGCCATCGAGTTGCAACGTTATGGAGTAGAGGTGGTTGCCTTGGACAAATATGCCAATGCACCGGCCATGCAGGTGGCTCATCGCAGCCATGTGTTGTCGATGCTCGACGGTAAGAAATTGCGGGAGATTATCGAGGAGGAGCGCCCCGATTACATTATCCCCGAGGTGGAGGCTATCGCCACCGATACCTTGGTCGCTCTTGAAAAAGAGGGCTATTCGGTAACGCCCACCGCTACGGCGGCTTACCTCACGATGAACCGGGAGGGAATCCGTAGGTTGGCAGCCGAGCAACTGGGATTGCCCACCTCGCCCTACAAGTTTGCATCGACCCGCGAGGAGTTCGAGGCTGCCGTTCGGGAGATTGGCATGCCCTGTGTGGTGAAACCCATTATGAGTTCGTCGGGTCATGGACAGAGCGTGGTACGTACTGCCGACGATATTGACCACGCCTGGCATTATGCCCAGGAGGGTGGCCGTGCCGGAGCCGGACGGGTTATCGTCGAGGGCTTCGTGAAATTCGATTATGAAATTACCCAACTCACCGTGCGCCATTCGGCCGGGACAACCTTCCTCAAACCTGTGGGTCACATACAGGTCGACGGCGACTACCGCGAGTCGTGGCAGCCGCAGGCCATGTCGCCCAAGGCTTTGGAGCGTGCGCAGGAGATTGCCCGCAAGGTCACCGACGCTCTGGGCGGATATGGTATCTTCGGAGTCGAGTTGTTTGTCAAGGGCGATGATGTCCTTTTCAGCGAAGTGTCGCCCCGTCCGCACGACACCGGTATGGTGACGATGATTTCGCAAGACCTTTCGCAGTTTGCCCTGCATGCCCGCGCCGTGTTGGGGCTGCCTGTTCCCGGAGTGCGTTTCTACGGCCCGTCGGCCTCGCGCGCCATTGTCGTCGAGGGCGATACCGACAAGGTGGTATTCGGTAATCTCGACCAGGTATTGGCCGAGGAGGGCGTGCAGATGCGTATCTTTGGTAAACCCGAGGTAGTAGGTCATCGCCGTCTGGGTGTAATCCTGGCCATCGCCGATACCGTGGAAGAGGCCCGTGCCAAGGCCGACCGCGCCTACAAGAAATTGCAGATAAAAGTGCTGCCTCGGTAA
- the mdh gene encoding malate dehydrogenase — translation MSKVSVIGAGNVGATCANVLAFREIADEIVLLDIKEGVAEGKAMDMMQAAVTAGFSSRIKGVTNNYEATANSDMVVITSGIPRKPGMTREELIGVNAGIVKSVVESVLKYSPNAVILCVSNPMDTMTYLIHKVSGLPKNRIIGMGGALDSSRFRYYLSQALNANLSEVEGFVIGGHGDTTMIPVTRYATYKGMPVSELLSAEALQKVAADTMVGGATLTGLLGTSAWYAPGAASASVVEAVLGDQKRLVPCSALLEGEYGESDLCIGVPCVLGRNGIEKVVELKLNDAEKEAFAKSAAAVHKTNAALADALK, via the coding sequence ATGTCAAAAGTATCGGTTATCGGAGCTGGAAACGTGGGCGCAACTTGCGCAAACGTGTTAGCATTCAGAGAGATTGCAGATGAAATTGTTCTGCTCGACATCAAAGAGGGCGTTGCAGAAGGCAAAGCCATGGATATGATGCAGGCTGCTGTAACGGCAGGATTCTCTTCGCGTATCAAAGGTGTAACCAACAATTACGAGGCTACGGCCAATTCGGATATGGTGGTAATTACGTCGGGTATTCCTCGTAAACCGGGTATGACTCGTGAGGAGTTGATTGGTGTAAATGCCGGTATCGTGAAATCGGTAGTCGAGAGTGTATTGAAATATTCTCCCAATGCCGTTATCCTCTGTGTAAGCAACCCGATGGATACAATGACCTATTTGATTCACAAGGTATCGGGCCTTCCCAAAAACCGCATCATCGGTATGGGTGGTGCTCTTGACAGCTCGCGTTTCAGATATTATCTGAGCCAGGCTTTGAATGCTAACCTGTCGGAGGTTGAAGGTTTCGTTATCGGTGGTCACGGTGACACGACGATGATTCCTGTAACCCGCTACGCTACTTACAAAGGCATGCCCGTATCGGAACTGTTGAGCGCAGAGGCTTTGCAGAAAGTGGCTGCCGACACGATGGTAGGTGGTGCTACGCTCACCGGTTTGCTGGGTACCTCGGCCTGGTATGCTCCGGGTGCTGCATCGGCTTCGGTGGTTGAGGCTGTACTGGGCGACCAGAAACGTTTGGTTCCTTGCAGCGCCTTGCTGGAAGGTGAGTATGGCGAAAGCGACCTCTGCATCGGTGTTCCCTGTGTATTGGGCCGTAACGGTATCGAGAAGGTGGTTGAACTGAAACTCAACGACGCCGAGAAAGAGGCATTTGCCAAGAGTGCTGCTGCCGTTCACAAGACCAACGCTGCTCTTGCCGACGCTTTGAAATAA